The genomic interval GCACTCTGGGCTCGGCCCAGCACCCACCTTTGCCCTTCTCAGGGGGCCTGGCGCTCCGGGCTTGGCCCAGCACCCACCTTTGCCCTTCTCAGGGGGCCCGGCACTCTGGGCTCACCCCAGCACCCACTTTCGCCCTTCTTGGGGGGCCCGGCACTCCGGACTCACCCCAGCACCCACCTTCGCCCTTCTCGGGGGGCCTGGTGCTCCAGGCTCGGCCCAGCACCCACCTTCACCCTTCTCGGGGGGCCTGGCGCTCCAGGCTCGGCCCAGCACCCACCTTTGCCCTTCTCAGGGGGCCCGGCACTCCGGGTTCGCCCCAGCACCCACCTTCGCCCTTCTCGGGGGGCCTGGTGCTGCAGGCTCGGCCCAGCACCCACCTTCGCCCTTCTCGGGGGGTCCGGCGCTCCGGGCTCACTCCAGCACCCACCTTTACCCTTCTCAGGGGGCCTGGCACTCTGGGTTCAGCCCAGCACCCATCTTTGCCCTTCTCCGGGAGCCCAGTGCTCCAGGCTAGCCCCAGCACCCATCTTTGCCCTTCTTGGGGGGCCCGGCACTCCAGGCTCGGCCCAGCACCCACCTTTGCCCTTCTCGGGGGCCCTCGGCAGTGGCATCGACCCCCCGTATCCCTCCAGGCTCAGCgggtccatttttctttcttctaacttTTTGATGTTTCTTGTGCTCCCTTTTGAGGGACTAATGACGTCCAATGTgtggaaaaaggaagagaacatTGCCGTTAGCGTTCACAAGccctgagggtggggaggggacgaCTCTGAGCGCCTCCCCAGCTCTCGGGCCATGTGTCTGGCGCTGCGGGCCGTGGCCACGCGCCTCCAGGCTCCAGCTGCAGCCAGGGGGGACACCCACCTCCACAGCTACAGAGGcggttttgttgttttcttccccCACAGGGTGTCCTTTCTCCTTTAAAGCTATAGTTCTGTGGTTTATTCATTTAGACTATATCCTATTCCATAGACAATTAGACGTGGCTTAcataaaaaacagtgaaaaaaaagtaaatggataAAGTAACGGAGGAAAAACGAGGGCAGAAAAGGTGTAACGAGGCCAGTGTGAAACGCGCCCCTGCGCTGCTGCGTCCCCGCGAGCCGCGGGCCCCACAGCTCTGAGCCAGCGTGCTCCCAGTGCCCGACCACCCAGGGCGCTGCCACCTCTGACACGCGGGTGCGGGGCTGCTCTCGGGACGGCCGCCCACCCCTCGCTGACCGTGACGGGATttccgccccctccccaggagaAAACAGGGACACAGGGACTGGGCTCTGCCTGAGGCTGGGGCCAGAGACACAGGCCTTGACGCTGACCTCACGGGCCCTAGGCAGGGGGCGTGGGGACCGGGAGACACGGCGGTGCGGGTTGGCCTCACCTGGTGCTGGCCGGCGCGGGCAGAGGCAGGCTCTGGGACTGCTCGAGGGCGCGGTGCTGGCTGGCCTCTGCAGGGACAGGGGCCCAGCACGGTCAGGACCCGCGGCCGTGCGCCCTCCCctccaggagcctggagggccaagGGTCGGGGCTGCTCCGAGGGACCAAACGCGCCCCAGGGGGCAGCCCGGGGGATGGGCTCTCACCTCTGCACGCCTGCAGCTGGCTGGTCAGCACCTTCCGGATCTCACTCACCCAGGCCGCCTTGATTTCAGGAGTGGGTGCCTGCGCCCCAGAGCAGACCAGGGGTGAATGAGTGCCCACCGTGACGCGCACCAGTGTATCCCTCTGCAGGGGCTCAGGACACGTGGGAATGGGGGTGACAGTGCTGCCCTGGGGGTGCAGGAAGGACCCCGCCTCGGGTGAGGGCGCGCTGACTGTTGGGGCCTGAGGGCCATGTGGGTGGGTGCTGGGCTCTGAGGATCCCAGGCTCAAGCAGAGCCGGGCGCTGGCTGAGGCCGCTCCTGCCGCAGCTCTGCGGGCCCTGGGCTGGCTGACCCGGCTGGTGGGCTGTGAGCTGTGACCAGGTCGCCAGGGCCTCCTCGCTGCCCTGTGGCCACATCCCCCAGGGCTGCAGGGGCCCAGACCACCAAGGGCGTCAGAATTGTGGCGGGCAATGCGGCAAGGCGCCTCCCAGGCTGGGCTGCTCTCTCGAGGTCTCTGCCAGATGCGTGGACACCCTGACAGCTCCACCACCTCCCGCGCCCACAGAGAGGTGAGGACACACTTCCTGCACGAGCCAGGTGCGTGGACCCGCGTGCATGCGTGACAGCGTGCATGTGTGACATGGGCAGCCCACACCGCCCCGCCGTCCAGGCATGCAGGAGCTGGGCCCAGGACTGTGAGCCTGCTACCCTGCCTCCAGAGCCCCTCTGCCCTGCAGGGTCCCTGCTCCGCATCAGGGCTCTGCTCTGTTGCTGACAGCCCAGGTCAGCCCCACATGAACGGGGCGGGGGGCGCTGGCCTCCGGGAGATAAAGCCTCAGAGGGTCCTAGACGGCGGCCCTCGGCCGAAGCCACTCACCGGCACCCGCACGGGCCGGGCAGACCCCGGGGCCCACCTGGATGATGTACACCTCCTCCCTGGCGTTGTACCAGATCTCGAACTTCTTCGCATCACCCTTCACGTTCTCCGTGATGCCGACGGCCGTCATCTGTGAGGGCAGAGCGGGCGGGTGGGCCTCCGGCGGGGCACCCCCCCACCCGGGAAGGCGGGTGCACGGCCCGGGGCACTCACGTTCAGGGACTGCTTGTAGCTGTAGGAGGGCGCCTTCTCGTAGCCCTCACCATTCTCCTCCCGCCGCTTGCAGAACAGCACGGCCTTCTCGTGCAGGAACAGGTGGCGCTGCATGGGCTTGAAGCGGGCCAGGTCCTTCACCTTGGCGTGGCCCCGCTTGTGGTCAGTCCACACGCTGAAGGAGCCCTGCATGAGCAGCCTCCCCAGGTCGCTCAGGTTCCCCTGGGGCGGGGCGGAAGGAGGCATGGTTAACGCCCAGCGCGGGCCTGGGGCCTTGGACACGCGGCCAAGCAGAAGCCTGTCTGGGGGCCGGGCTGTGGCCCGTGGGGCCCAGCCGCCGACACTCGGGAGAGTCAAGGGTAGTGGGACGGTCAGGGGTCGCAGGGCATCTGCGGGGATGAAAAGGGGATGTTTGGGGCAGGGAACTGCTCTGTGGGACTCTATCACGGTGGACACTGGTCACCAACTTGTCCAAACCCACTGCATGACCCCCATGTACGCTGTGGACTCTGGGTGAAGGGTCAGCGGAGGCCCATTGGCTGTGATGGGCACCCGACTCCAATGGGAGGCGGGGCTGCGGGGGCCGACGTGCACCCGTGGGGCGGGGGCGTGGGAAGGCCTGTATGCTCCCTTCCATTTCTCTGTGAACCCAGAACTGCTCCAAAAAGAAAGTCTActaaagggaaaagcaaagagaCGACGAGTGCTGAAGGGATTTACAAAGAGGAGAGGAGCCAGGGAGCGGCCTGAGCACCCAGGGACGGAGGGGCAGCATCTCGCTGTCAGGCGCTGCCTCAGCGAGAAGGGGAGGACCAGGAGGGGGTGGTTCCCAAGCCCTGTCTGTGAAGGGGAGGACCAGGAGGGGGTGGTCCCTGAGCCCTGTCAGCGCTGAGACGCACCCTGGGGTGGAAACGTCCGGGGCTTCTACCTGCTGATGAGCCGCAGGGCGGCCAAGCAGAACCGGGTTTTGATGGGATTCCGGGTGATGTGCGTGTAAggcaacccccaccccccgcccgtGATGGGCCCCCTCAGGCCCCGCCCCAGGCTGGCAGGATGGGTGGGGCCTCACCTCGTAGCCAGTGATGGCGATCAGGTGCATGGAGTCATTCACAGCCTTGAGGATGCCCAGGATGGAGCTCAGGGCCTCCTGCAAGTCCTCGGCTCCCTCACAGCTCTTGCTGTATTTCAGCAtctcctggggggggggggcgcggggagGGTCACTGCTGTCTGGACACTGAGCCCCGCCCCTCCCAGGAGAGTGGCTGGGATGCCCTGGGACACGGGTGTGGCTCCCGTGCAGTCGTCACTGGTGGGGCAAGACCGCATGTGCCCTGGGGCACTCACCCCCTGCCTAGGTGCAGGGTGGGGGGGATGGTCAGCCTGCCATCCCCATGGCCCAGCACCCCATCCTGCGCCCAGCTGCACCCTCCACAGCTCACATCTCCGACAGCCCCTCCTTCCAGGTCTGACCCCCGAACGAACGAGCACCTGTCACAGCTCTTCACGCCCGCTCTCAGACCTTGGGGATCTGCTCCGCAGGACGCCACGGTCAGCAGGACACAGGCGGCCTCGCGTGTGCTCTGGAGGCAGGGTCTGCCTGCCTGtgtccccgcccccggcccctgACGACGGGCAGCACACGGGCGGCCCTGTGGGGAGCCAGGGCCCCACAGACATGGGCGGGAGGTGTCCAGAGACCGTGGAGCTCAGGGATGGGGTAGGGCGACTGCCACTGTGCGGTGTGCAGCTGGGAGGGCGTCCAGGCCAGAGGCAGGCTCCAGGGAGGGGGCATTGGGCCAGGCAGGGGGGTCCCGGGGATGCCTGGCCTCTCACCTTGAGCAGCAGCTGGTACTTGGTGATCCTCTGGACTGGCTTCAGCAGGTAGGAGTCCAGGCTCAGCTTGTGGTCCAGCTTCTTCTGGCACTCCTGCACCCACCACACCCCCTTAGACAGCCGTCACCCTCCCTCCGAGAGTCAGCCAGTGGAGGAATGTCCCCACCACAACCCTTAGACGGCCGTCACCCTCCTTCCAAGAGTCAGCCTGTGGAGGACCGTCCCCACCACAAGCCCCTTAGATGGCTGTCACCCTCCTTCCGAGAGTCAGTGAGTGGAGGACAGTCCCCACCACAACCCCCTTAGACAGCTGTTGCCCTCCCCGGAGAGTCAGCCTGTGGAGGACTGTCCCCACCACAACCCCCTTAGACAGCTGTTGCCCTCCCCGGAGAGTCAGCCTGTGGAGGACTGTCCCCACCACAACCCCCTTAGATGGCTGTCACCCCCTCCGAGAGTCTTCCCCACCACAACCCCGAGAGTCAGTGAGTGGAGGACAGTCCCCACCACAACCCCCTTAGACAGCTGTTGCCCTCCCCGGAGAGTCAGCCTGTGGAGGACTGTCCCCACCACAACCCCCTTAGACGGCTGTCACCCTCCTTCCGAGAGTCAGTGAGTGAAGGACAGTCCCCACCACAACCCCCTTAGACAGCTGTCGCCCCCCACCGAGCCTCTGCCCATGGAGGACCGCCCACGCAGGCCCGGGACACACCTGGAAGAAGGGGCAGTCGGAGCACTGTCTCCACAGGCTCTCAGAGCGCGGCTTGTTCTGACAGTACTTCTCGTAGATCTGGAACTCCTCCATCTGCCGGGGAACGGGGCTGCATCACAGGGGTCTCAGAACCCACAGCCGAGTCACAGCCCTCTGGGCGGGGACGCCCGGCTCCCTGGGCCCCGCCTGATGTCTCCCCGAGTCTGGGCACCCCCTCCATCTCAGACGCCATGGCTGTGGCCGGGCAGCCAGGGAACAGCCGCGCAGAAGCTCCATCTCAGGGCTGCCCTAGTCCTGGCACCTCTCTTAGAAACATTGGGTCCGTGTGGCTGGCTTTGGCCTCAGGGAACAGATAAATAGACACAGGACTGGCACAGACTTTGTGAAGGACTCAGCTGCACATGCGCGGGGGTCGGGACGACCGGCCCGCATTCCACAGGTCGGGGGCGTGGCCTGAGCACCGGCCCTGCCCCTGGGTCCCCAGGAGGGGTGGATGCTggcaacaccccccaccccagatctCAGACAGCACCGGGAGGCATGCCAGACTGCGTGCAGCACAAACAGGGCTCCTTCTGCCTCCTCTGCCCCCGGCGCCATCTCCTGCCAGGGCGTCGGCCTCTGCCTGCTGTTTGCATGTTGCTGGGTCAGGGTCCTACACCCCATCCTGCTGCTCCCAGAGCCTGTCCACGGCCCCCAGCCCACTGGTGGTCCCGCGTCTGTGACTGATGCCTCAGAGCAAGTGTGACTGCCCAGGGTCAGCTGGTGCGCGAGGGACCAGCAGGGAATTGACGCCAGCAAGGACAGTCAGCACGCCACACTCGCGATCAGAACTCAGATGCCCTCTGATTCTGGCGGCTCTCAAAGCTGAGGTcccaggtttctttcttttttgagctAGCTACTGGGTTTTAGGGAAACCGTGCTCTTCCAGCCCTAACAAAAAGCATCATGGCGTCTCAGCTAAACTGGATACATCCGTCCTTGTAATCTCTGTTGGCCAGATGGGGACTGTGACAGAACGTAAAGCCACTGTGGCTTTAAGGAGAAACTTCAAGGCGTCAGGCCCGCAGAAGGACGCATTTGAGAAGCACATACCCGCTCCAGAAAGCACCTGCCGACCAGCTCCGGGCAGTCTGTGTAGTTCTCCAGCTCCCTCAGGAATATCCTAGATGAGGAGGTTTGAGACACATCACGTGAACACAGCCAGAATATGACAGCTGGTCGCCAAATATTAGACGTTCTTTTCCAGACGCCTATCCCGACTCTGGACGGTGCCCGAGACCGTGAGCAGGGGCGCACCGTCTGATTTCGGGGCCTGCAGCCCACGCCTGTCCCTCCCAGGGTCCCGACTGTGCCAAACGCTCAGGGACACGCAGACGCGGCTGCATGGGGACGCCTTGTTTCTGGAGAACACAGACACGGACTGAGGGGCTGCAGCGGCAGAGGGGGCCTCTTGAGGCCCAGCAGCCCGACTGCTCAGTGGGTTTTCTGCAGATTCAAGGGTCCTGCCCTCAGGACCCTTCACCCTGCGGTGCTGACCCTGAGCCTTGGGCTGAGTTTTCGTCTAGGTTTCCGACTCCCACACACCTATCAGGTAAATCCTGGCACCGAGGGCAGCTGAGAGCCAGGGCCAAGGATGTGGAAGGACCAGAAGGCCCAGGCCACCTGCTCACCCTAACCTCTCAGGGAGGTGCACCTGAAACGCAACTTCATAAGCAGCAGGTGACAGAGGCTACGGACAGGGGCAAAAGCAGGTGGTCAGACAGAAGTTCCAGTGCCCCTGGCATCCAGGGAGATGGGGCTGGATCCCACGGCCATGGGCCTATCCGTGGGCAGGCTGGAGGGACCCGTGCACGGCGGCCTTCCTCAGGACCACAGGCTTCTGCCCCCATCTGATTCCCTCTGCATCCGCTGTTCATCTTCCCACGAGCCCCTGAGACTGCTGAGGGTGAGCGGCCCCAGAAGGACTGCCCACGTCTCCCCAAAGCCATGCAGAGGCCACTGGCACTCCCACGAGGGGGGAATGGGCAGGAAGGAGTGTGCTCTGTGGCCATCCCTTACAAGAACAGGCTTGGCCCTGCGGGCACGCGGCCCCTTTGTAACTCCTTGCCGCTCGGCGTCTGCCCTGGGCTTGTCCCACCCGAGCCTGCTGCCCGTCTGCTTATCCCCCTTGATAGGAGGGAAGGCTCTCCTCCAGCAAAGCTCCAGCAGGCGGGGCCTCCAGTGACCCAAACAAAGGCCCAACCTGTTATGAAAGTGGTAAATTTCTTCCATGTTTCCAAACAGGATATCCTTCTTGTTCTGAAGGCCAGTCGAGATTAGATGAGTCATTAAAGGGTTGTCCATCTCTGCAGCGTAGCCCTGCGGAGGAGGGAGTGGTCAGCACAGGAGGCAGGCTCCACGAGGCCACCAAGCAGAGAAGTGATGCTGCTCAGGTTTAGGAATCAAGTCTACTTGAATTCATTCCGGATGGACAAGCACAGAAATGTGAGTGAGTTACAAGCAGCatcagttactttttttttttgtgggtggGGTCTCCATCCATTTCTCCACCTTTCAACCTTTCTAAACTCAGGCACATCTCCTATGAAGGGAACAAAGCTTACACATGCGTTCTGATGGATTATCTCTGTGCCTGCACCCTTGTGACCACGGCCCAGGTTCCGGGGCAGAGCGTCCCCGCACCCAGAAGCCCCTCCGCCATCCCCAGGCAACagcccctccctcttcctgcaaACACGTCCCAGCGCAGCTGTGCCTGTGTCCACGCGCCCTGGTCCCGAGGACATTCCGCCGACGGGTTTCCAGCTCCTGGCCGGCTCAGCAGGGCTGCGTGGGACGAGACCACCCTCACCTCCAGGACGCACAGCAGCTCCTCCACGTAGACCCGCTCTGTGTCCAGAAGCTCCTTCATCACGTGCCTGTGGGCGGGTGTGCTCTCATGCACAAGCTGCTTCCCACTGCCTCCCGGCTAACACGGGCCACCTCCAAAGGAGCCCCGACTCCCAGACCATGCACGGTTCCAAGTCCCCGACCCCCAGGCCTCCCCACTCCCAGGCCACAGTTCCAAGTCCCCCGCCCAGACCCCTTCCAGGAGAAGACCCTGCTCCACGGCAACCCCCAGCCTCCCACAAGAAGTGGGCCTGCATGATCTCTGGGGACCTGCTATGTGCTGTCAGGTTAGGGATGCCCAGGAGGGCACGGGCTTGCAAACGGGTGGGCCAGACCTCGCTTTGTGGACCAGGATCACCTTTTAACTGCCTATGACCAAGATTcccatttttaaacagaaaatggaGCTGGGGCTGGGACCATGAGCAGACGATGGCTAGCCCGTCGCCAGGCCCCATGCCTTCTAAGTGCCCGTTGTCCACACAGGGTGGCGAGGGGCGTGGAGAAAAAGGCTCGGGCTCTCTGGCCACCGGGGGCAGAGGGTAGTGTGGACTGGCAAGGAGGCTGTCCCCGTGGACGCAGGGCAGTGTGGAGCCTGGGCGGTTTCTCCAAGTGGACAGGAGTGCGGAGGGCTctcccgggggtgggggtgggggggtccgtGGGAGAGTGACCACCCGGAGAGGAGGGACATGGGCAGGGCCTTCCTGTGAAGTCCAGAGTTTAGTGCCCAAGGGCATGTCTATGCAGGAACAGGCGCCATCCTGGCAGGGGGGCGGTGTGCGGGGTCAGGGGGGCTGTGGGCCGAGCAGACCCTCcacagggtgggggggggggcaggaggagacagtgGGGGGAGCCAAGAAAGACAAGTGATGCCTAACACCCAGTAGGGCCAGAGTCAGGCAAggctgtgggcagggctggcGCGGGCGGGTCCGAGGCTGGCCCTGCCCGTGTGACCCGAGAGCCAGGGCCGTGCCCCCGAGTCGTGTGCCCTGGGCTCAGGGAGGGAGAATGCTGCTGCTTCAAGCCCCAGGGCCACCAGACGGGCGGGGGAAACGTGGCCTTCCTGAGGAACACGCAGGGGAACCCCAGCACCCGCCAGGCGACCCTCGAGGTCAGCTCTGCTCTGGGCTGCTCCTCCCGGGGTCGGGGGGCGggcggggtggcgggggtggTGTCCCACCACTTCTGCTCCTCAGCGTGCAACCCTCCCGGGGTGCGGGCTGCGAGCTGAGATCTGGGGGGCCGCGCTCGTCCTCGGAGCGGCGGGGAGGCAGCCACCCACCTCCGCAGGACGGCCAGGCTCTCCTCGTCCCCCGTGGAGCTGCCGCGGCCCTGCCGGCCCTCGCTCACCTCACTCTGCGGAGAGAGAAGCCGGCCAAGAGGCGCACTTTCAGAGACAGAAGGTGAAGCCTAAGGCCCGGCTCCAGAGCCTGACCCCCTGGTCCCTCTGAGGCGGACAGGAGGCCCCATGGTcggggcaggaggggaaagggcccgggggaggcgggggagtggggggcggggccGGGTCAGGAGtgaggggcggggctggggtgagggggcggggtcaggagggcctggaggggagagggcaggggaggcagaggggagtgagggggcggggtcaggggctgggggcggggccgaggAGTGAGGGGCGGGGCCGGAGGGCCTGGAGGGGAGGCTTAGGAGTGAGGGCGGGGCCGGGGTGCGGGTGCGGACTTAGGGGGAATGAGGGGCGTGGCTAAGGCGGGGTGGGGCTGCGGCGTGGGGGCGGGGACAGGGGGAgtgagggggcggggccgcggaGTAGGGGCGGGGCCGCGGAGTAGGGGCGGGGCCGCGGAGTGGGCCCGCAGCCGGGGCTCACCTTGGCCCTCCTGTAGGGCCCCCTCCGGAGCGCACTGCTCTCGGAACTGTGGTTCTCAGAACCCCTCCGGATGCCTGGTTTcggaagaaggagaggagagcGACCTCGCATCTCACGGCGGGGAGAGGGAATGCGCGCGCAGGGGCACCTAGGAAAAGCCACGAGCAGCCCAGAGCCGGGGAGGAAAGCACAGGAACATGAAGGAGGCGGTGGGAGACGGGCCGGGAGCCCCCGGGGCTCGCCATTCGCAGTGGGGCCCGGCTCCCGGTGACAGGGGATAACTCTGCGCCTGGAGTCAGAATGGGCCCACGAGCTGGGCTCAGAGGCTCTTGGCGTGGAGAGGCAACACTGGCCAGGGCTGCAGAAAGCGGCAGGGGCCGTGCCAGCCGCTGGATAGGTGTGTTTTGGGGACAGGAGGTGACAGGAAGGGCCCAGCCCTGCCTTCCAAAGGGGATGCACCTGGAGAACCAGGAGGTTTCAGGGTGGAAGGCCGAGCCACACAAGGGGAAAACCATCCCGCCTGTGGCACTGAGGACAGACCGCCGGGACAAGCCCAGGGAAGGCCCTCGAAGCCACGGTGGACCCGGTCCAGCCACAACAACGGGGAGCAGCACGGCTTAGAGGGACCGAGTGAGGGGCCCgagtgccaataaaactttatttacacaaTGGGTTGGATAGAAGGGGGCGTTCCCTGGGGTGAGAGGCGGCTGCTCGtacctggggaggggcagggcgaCTTGGTGAGCGCCTCCGGCCGCGGGGCCACGGGCTGCACGGGCCGTGTCTGCTTGGCTGCCAGCTTCTTGAGGCTGGCCTGCCTGCGGTGGAACATCTCCTCCACGCTCTCCTGCTTCTGGAAGACTCTCTGCACATGCTCCTGTAGAGGGAGACGGCATGCTGGACTCAGCAGGACATCTCTGTGATGCTCCAAGAGTCACCGTGACACCTGTGGGCCCCACTCTGCCCTCAGAGGGTTGGGGGGCACCAAGGGAGGAGGTGGCTGGCGGGAGGCTGTGGACAGCCGGCAGGAGTGAGCAGTTGGGGTCCAGCAGTGTCCAGAGGCTGGTGGAAGCGGGGCCCAGAGAGTGGCCAGGGCTCAGAGCACAGGCCTCCCAGCAGGCAGGGACCTCATGGGGTAGGAAGGGAGGGGGACTCGTCCATCCTGAAacacccccaccctctgcctcccaAGTGCCCAGAGAGTCGTCCCCTCACCAGCAGGTCTTTGGTGAGGATGGGCTCGTAGTCCTGGAAGATCTTGCTGAGCTCCTGGATCTTACTTTCTGCCCCCGTCTCCAGAAACCTCTCAAGCTCCTGGAGGGCGGCCTCTGCACCATCCTGGGACTGGCACTTGTCCACGGGCTGTGATGCTAGCAGGTAGATGCCCTCATCACACCACTTCATAGACTGCGGGGGGAGAAGTCACCTTGGAGACTGTCCTGGCATCTCAGGCGGCCTGCTGACCGCTGCCCTCTGAGACCATCTGCAGGACGAAGCATGCACCTCCTGCCCAGGTTCAGAAGGCTCCCCGGGGACGCGGGCCTGAAACCAGGGGCCTTGCCCAGGATGGGACGCATCCACACCGAGGACCAAGTGCAGGGAACTGGCTGGCTGGTCGTCTCTGGGTTTTTTGTGGCAGGTGAGTCCTTGAATCACCAATGTTGGCGCAGGACCGTCTGGGTCTCGGGAGAAGCCCTTGGGAGGCTGGGGGCCACTGTCCACCCAGCACCTGTGGTCTGGCCCCGGTGGGAGTGGCTCTGCAGGACCAAGGGTGGGGCCAGGCCTACCGCCTCCAGGAGGCTGTGCAGCTCCAGCGACTTGCCCAGCAGCCCCCTCCTCCGCTCCAGGTCGGCCGCGAACTGGTCGCACAGGTGGCGGAGCTCATGGCACTTGGGGCGGATGGAGTCCACGGCGTAGTGCTTGTGGCCGATGAGCCGCTCGCCCTCTTGGGACAGCGCGCGGGCCCGCTGCACAGCGGCCTGCGGAGGGACGGCGGAGGCGGCTCAGCTTCTCAGCTCCTCAGGGCGGAGGGCGCCCCCTGCGGCCGGGGCCGGCGGGGCGGGCTGGGGCGGGCTGGGGGAGGCCTGGGGGTCGGCAGGGTAGGACGGTGATACTGCGGGCACGGGGTCCCAGCAGTCCCAGTGGTCCCGCCGCCCGCATCCACACTTACACTGGACTTCTCCTCGAAGCTGGCCAGGTCCTTCAGGAGGTGCTGCACATGCGCCAGGCTGTTGCCCACATCAGTGAAGGTCGTGACCTTCTGGGCCAGCACGTCCAGGGCGGCTTTGACCTGAGATGGGGCAGCGGGGCGAGGGGCCAGGCAGTGAGATCGTGGGAAGACCACGGCTGGGGGACGGAGGGGGGTGCTGTGGAAACTgggtgcagggaggggagggggcccaggCCTCCCCTCGGAAGGGGGACTAGAGGGAAACTTCCTTGATCTGAGAGAGGACATCCACAAACCCCCCCTGCCAACTCTCCAGGTGTAACGCTGGTGAGGGACGCGTCCCCCGGGGACTGCGGCCCGCAGGGAGGGCCCTCCACTCTCATCACCACGATCCCAGTGGTGGGCGCACGAGGGCAGACAAAGAACAGACACAAAAACACGCAGATCGAAAACGAAGAAATCAAGCCATTTCTGTTTGCACGTGGCCTGATGGTCTGTGTGCAAACGCTACAAGACAGAGCCTGGATTGAGCTCGGCAAGGTTTTAGGacataaaatcaatacacaagaGTCTATTGTATCTCTACAGACAGCAATGAACACACAACACACCAGAATAAAAAGCATAACACCATCTacggttccttaaaaaatgaaacttgTATGTGTAAACCCAACCAAACACATCTGAACTTGTGCAAACCATATAGCATTGGTGACTATAGGACACtgaagaaaatctaaacagatGGACAGACATATGTGTTTACTGACTGAAGAGTCAGTGCAGTAAAGTGCTGACTCTCCCCGAAGTGAGGCACAGGTTTAACACAATTCCTGACAAAACCCAGCGGGACTTTCTTGGAGACACAGATCAGGTTATCTGACATCTGCACGGAAGGTGAAGGAACCGGAACAGCTAAGACAGCTGTGAAGCGGGAGAATAAAGGGGCAGAAATCCCGTCTGGAAGGATGTACACGACGCCCTGGGGTTCCAGCCTGACCCCCGGCTCCTCGAGGCCACGAGAGGTTCCCACAGGGCGTGTCACCCACTCCAGCGCCCCTCCGCAGCCCCCAGGCCACTCACCTCCCGGAAGTCCTGCTCGAAATGCCGGAGCTGCAGGCACTGCTCTAGTTTTTGCTGATGTTTTGCCCAAAACTCGTCAAAGGCGGCCTCGGTCTCGTTCAGCTGGGCCAGGAGCCTGGGGAAGGGGCGGCAGCCACGCTGGTGGGGCCTGTGAAGCCCCCGCTTCTCACAGCGCCAAGCGACGGGGGGCTAGTCCGC from Cervus canadensis isolate Bull #8, Minnesota chromosome 9, ASM1932006v1, whole genome shotgun sequence carries:
- the MCF2L gene encoding guanine nucleotide exchange factor DBS isoform X4; its protein translation is MRASPRGLPGPCVRLSASRGQPGSRASPAEPCRTALGGSGAEDREPPPPPPRWGDFGTMAERGASRGARGTPRRWLRLPPLLQRWRRRWAASRHRQPDEIMHHDISPLCAADIRDQLQKRFAYLSGGRGQDGSPVITFPDYPAFGDVPDQDFQNVMTYLTSIPSLQDTGIGFILVIDRRQDRWTSVKASILRIAASFPANLQLVLVLRPAGFFQRTLSELAFRFNRDDFKMKVPVIMLSSVPELHGYIDKSQLTEDLGGTLAYCHSRWLCHRTAIESFALLVKQTAQMLQAFGTELAETELPNDVQSTSSVLLTHTEKKDRAKEDMRLALVEGRRVLESIREPLGRGPEQSPNQDQLDSQSTVQRLLAQLNETEAAFDEFWAKHQQKLEQCLQLRHFEQDFREVKAALDVLAQKVTTFTDVGNSLAHVQHLLKDLASFEEKSSAAVQRARALSQEGERLIGHKHYAVDSIRPKCHELRHLCDQFAADLERRRGLLGKSLELHSLLEASMKWCDEGIYLLASQPVDKCQSQDGAEAALQELERFLETGAESKIQELSKIFQDYEPILTKDLLEHVQRVFQKQESVEEMFHRRQASLKKLAAKQTRPVQPVAPRPEALTKSPCPSPGIRRGSENHSSESSALRRGPYRRAKSEVSEGRQGRGSSTGDEESLAVLRRHVMKELLDTERVYVEELLCVLEGYAAEMDNPLMTHLISTGLQNKKDILFGNMEEIYHFHNRIFLRELENYTDCPELVGRCFLERMEEFQIYEKYCQNKPRSESLWRQCSDCPFFQECQKKLDHKLSLDSYLLKPVQRITKYQLLLKEMLKYSKSCEGAEDLQEALSSILGILKAVNDSMHLIAITGYEGNLSDLGRLLMQGSFSVWTDHKRGHAKVKDLARFKPMQRHLFLHEKAVLFCKRREENGEGYEKAPSYSYKQSLNMTAVGITENVKGDAKKFEIWYNAREEVYIIQAPTPEIKAAWVSEIRKVLTSQLQACREASQHRALEQSQSLPLPAPASTSPSKGSTRNIKKLEERKMDPLSLEGYGGSMPLPRAPEKGKASPTSPDKKAKRHQVKSDPTPFGLRGWSKTSHPSETPEDNDGWSSTEEPVNSSDAEEEGRVGPGKLVPGRYTVARLDEKGVPDALALRSGDEVELVQEGDEGLWCVRNLSSGTEGWVPAHNLSALLCQGGPTGCLSSPESSAGSAVLSPSSSCSESCTAAVADLRG
- the MCF2L gene encoding guanine nucleotide exchange factor DBS isoform X9; the encoded protein is MTLSLLSLLSRDLSALWLLLKTRTDEIMHHDISPLCAADIRDQLQKRFAYLSGGRGQDGSPVITFPDYPAFGDVPDQDFQNVMTYLTSIPSLQDTGIGFILVIDRRQDRWTSVKASILRIAASFPANLQLVLVLRPAGFFQRTLSELAFRFNRDDFKMKVPVIMLSSVPELHGYIDKSQLTEDLGGTLAYCHSRWLCHRTAIESFALLVKQTAQMLQAFGTELAETELPNDVQSTSSVLLTHTEKKDRAKEDMRLALVEGRRVLESIREPLGRGPEQSPNQDQLDSQSTVQRLLAQLNETEAAFDEFWAKHQQKLEQCLQLRHFEQDFREVKAALDVLAQKVTTFTDVGNSLAHVQHLLKDLASFEEKSSAAVQRARALSQEGERLIGHKHYAVDSIRPKCHELRHLCDQFAADLERRRGLLGKSLELHSLLEASMKWCDEGIYLLASQPVDKCQSQDGAEAALQELERFLETGAESKIQELSKIFQDYEPILTKDLLEHVQRVFQKQESVEEMFHRRQASLKKLAAKQTRPVQPVAPRPEALTKSPCPSPGIRRGSENHSSESSALRRGPYRRAKSEVSEGRQGRGSSTGDEESLAVLRRHVMKELLDTERVYVEELLCVLEGYAAEMDNPLMTHLISTGLQNKKDILFGNMEEIYHFHNRIFLRELENYTDCPELVGRCFLERMEEFQIYEKYCQNKPRSESLWRQCSDCPFFQECQKKLDHKLSLDSYLLKPVQRITKYQLLLKEMLKYSKSCEGAEDLQEALSSILGILKAVNDSMHLIAITGYEGNLSDLGRLLMQGSFSVWTDHKRGHAKVKDLARFKPMQRHLFLHEKAVLFCKRREENGEGYEKAPSYSYKQSLNMTAVGITENVKGDAKKFEIWYNAREEVYIIQAPTPEIKAAWVSEIRKVLTSQLQACREASQHRALEQSQSLPLPAPASTSPSKGSTRNIKKLEERKMDPLSLEGYGGSMPLPRAPEKGKDDVVTSSTSESSALSKKRFTLQSFAALKAQKASPTSPDKKAKRHQVKSDPTPFGLRGWSKTSHPSETPEDNDGWSSTEEPVNSSDAEEEGRVGPGKLVPGRYTVARLDEKGVPDALALRSGDEVELVQEGDEGLWCVRNLSSGTEGWVPAHNLSALLCQGGPTGCLSSPESSAGSAVLSPSSSCSESCTAAVADLRG